Proteins encoded by one window of Methanomicrobia archaeon:
- a CDS encoding DUF63 family protein — MIDALREFITTYYIHPITHDTGYNIVNTVTWALVLVAFLFLTLKLLQGLKIQIDRRFIAAVVPYIVVGATLRVIEDAELVRPPLSYLLITPLIFFLVFGCCVTLLVLAVQITKARRVVAVHYTHVFGLFGLLWCLANLALLIVFANIAVPWVPIAVIGIAGALTGAISALASKGNRRFLTDRLNLAVLAAHLLDAASSFIGIDLLGYVGKHVIEGLLVEHTGTAAGMFLLKLGILVPILYVLDTQFTADDEAELRNLVLLALLMIGLAPAVRNTLRMMLGV; from the coding sequence ATGATCGACGCACTCCGCGAGTTTATCACCACCTACTACATCCACCCTATCACCCACGATACCGGCTATAATATCGTGAACACCGTCACGTGGGCGCTCGTCCTCGTCGCCTTCCTCTTCCTCACCTTGAAACTGCTGCAGGGGCTCAAGATCCAGATCGACCGGCGGTTCATTGCTGCTGTCGTGCCCTATATTGTGGTCGGCGCGACGCTGCGTGTTATCGAGGACGCGGAATTGGTGAGGCCGCCACTGAGCTACCTGCTCATCACGCCCCTCATCTTCTTCCTCGTCTTCGGCTGCTGCGTCACTCTGCTCGTCCTCGCCGTCCAAATAACGAAAGCACGCCGCGTCGTGGCCGTACACTACACGCACGTGTTCGGGCTCTTCGGGCTGCTCTGGTGCCTTGCCAATCTCGCGCTCCTGATCGTCTTCGCGAACATCGCGGTGCCGTGGGTACCCATCGCCGTGATTGGCATCGCCGGCGCGCTCACCGGTGCGATCTCTGCGCTCGCCTCCAAAGGTAACCGCCGATTCCTTACTGATCGCCTGAATCTCGCCGTTCTCGCCGCTCATCTGCTCGACGCCGCCTCATCATTCATCGGCATTGATCTGCTCGGGTACGTCGGTAAACACGTGATCGAAGGGCTGCTCGTCGAACATACCGGCACCGCCGCGGGCATGTTTCTCCTTAAGCTCGGAATCCTCGTTCCCATTCTCTATGTGCTTGATACACAGTTCACCGCGGATGACGAGGCAGAGCTCAGGAATCTCGTGCTGCTCGCGCTGCTCATGATCGGGCTGGCACCTGCGGTCAGAAATACGCTCAG